One window from the genome of Gammaproteobacteria bacterium encodes:
- a CDS encoding YaiI/YqxD family protein, with the protein MKIWVDADACPNVIKQIIFRAANRMKVHVLLISNHPISLPHSPYIKQIQVPAGFDKADDKIVLDSQPGDLIITGDIPLASLIVEKGGHVLNPRGEQYSPQNIKQRLAFRNQSEALRSSGIKTEGPAKITKREIALFGNALDKILTKLKLKP; encoded by the coding sequence ATGAAAATTTGGGTTGATGCTGATGCCTGTCCTAATGTAATTAAACAAATCATTTTTCGCGCTGCCAATCGGATGAAGGTTCATGTTTTGTTAATTTCTAATCACCCCATTTCTTTACCTCATTCACCTTATATTAAACAAATCCAAGTCCCCGCAGGCTTTGATAAGGCCGATGATAAAATTGTTTTAGATTCGCAACCGGGTGATTTAATTATAACCGGGGATATACCTCTTGCTTCGCTCATTGTTGAGAAAGGCGGTCATGTTCTCAATCCGCGCGGCGAACAATATTCCCCACAAAACATTAAACAACGGTTAGCATTTCGCAATCAAAGTGAGGCACTTAGGAGCAGCGGGATTAAGACAGAAGGTCCTGCAAAAATTACGAAAAGAGAGATTGCATTGTTTGGGAATGCACTCGACAAAATTTTAACTAAGTTAAAATTAAAACCTTAA
- a CDS encoding histidine-type phosphatase, whose translation MMNNKTIFSVVPLALCLLTNAQAEKLIFSVDIIRHGDRTPIIEVPYSPHQWVEGLGELTKTGKQQEVRLGTALRQTYINQNHLLPAFYDPKRIYVQSTDFNRTKASAKALLEGLYPPSSRLQFSQKTIPIHVVAQKKVTTIVKTNDDYFWRKQTRPIQNDIKRWSKVTGLALQNRWQFFHLADNLAVRHIHHVPLPSGISNRDAQEISALNNKLFVQSFKQKEKTNAIGNPFLSVALRYLNQAAQNKSDLKYALFSGHDSTLMSVMNMLNVPLNYLPPYASRLNIALIEKEQQYYVKVSFNNKIVKLPFCHADLCKLATFNQWIMNNQHH comes from the coding sequence ATGATGAATAATAAAACTATTTTCTCTGTGGTGCCCTTAGCACTCTGCTTATTGACTAACGCACAGGCAGAAAAACTTATTTTTTCGGTGGATATTATTCGTCATGGTGATCGTACGCCCATTATCGAAGTGCCTTATTCGCCGCATCAATGGGTGGAGGGTTTAGGCGAATTAACTAAGACGGGTAAGCAACAAGAAGTAAGGCTAGGCACCGCGCTTCGTCAAACCTACATTAATCAAAATCATTTATTGCCTGCATTCTATGATCCTAAAAGGATATACGTTCAATCTACTGACTTTAACCGAACCAAAGCGAGCGCTAAAGCTTTACTTGAAGGATTATATCCTCCATCGTCTCGGTTGCAATTTAGTCAAAAAACTATACCTATTCATGTAGTAGCTCAAAAAAAGGTAACTACAATAGTTAAAACAAATGATGATTATTTTTGGCGTAAACAAACTCGCCCTATCCAAAACGATATTAAGCGCTGGTCAAAAGTCACAGGATTGGCCTTACAAAACAGATGGCAATTTTTTCATTTAGCAGACAATTTAGCAGTTCGACACATTCATCATGTTCCCCTGCCTTCCGGTATTTCTAATCGAGACGCACAAGAAATTTCTGCTTTGAATAATAAATTGTTTGTTCAAAGTTTTAAACAAAAAGAAAAAACAAATGCGATCGGAAATCCATTTTTATCTGTTGCCTTACGCTATCTTAATCAAGCAGCCCAAAATAAAAGTGATCTTAAATATGCTTTATTTTCTGGACATGACAGTACACTGATGAGTGTTATGAATATGTTGAACGTTCCATTAAACTATTTGCCACCCTATGCTTCACGTTTAAATATCGCGTTGATTGAAAAAGAGCAACAGTATTATGTCAAAGTCAGCTTTAACAATAAGATCGTTAAGCTACCATTTTGTCATGCGGATTTGTGTAAGTTAGCGACTTTTAATCAATGGATAATGAACAATCAACACCATTAA
- a CDS encoding TauD/TfdA family dioxygenase, with amino-acid sequence MTSEFSVKTSGLFPKMIVANRQYPFEIFLNYLTANKSTLQALLLKHGALLFRNFPVKHCDHFAEMIQTLGLGSFVNYIGGDSPRDKVNQHVYTSTEAPPSFQIPLHQELSFVKNHPRHIYFYCEVAPKVGGETTIGDARQIFQAMPEKTLQKFQKQDLTYTSRYYYQSMIMKMLNRWQRSHKSWTEVFETTEKAEVERKCLDNEFTWQWLKQDWVEIKQNRPALQTHPLTGETVWFNQVHLYNFTPRLLGLKNYLGAKLFYIKKSMRLHEATFANGEPITKKNLYLIMDVLHNHTVHFAWHKNDVLVLDNILAMHGRAPFIGPRRILTAMTS; translated from the coding sequence ATGACAAGTGAATTTTCAGTTAAGACGTCCGGCCTATTTCCAAAAATGATAGTCGCCAATCGCCAATATCCATTTGAAATTTTTTTAAATTACCTCACCGCAAATAAAAGTACCCTGCAAGCCTTACTGTTGAAGCATGGCGCTCTTTTATTTCGTAATTTCCCCGTTAAGCATTGTGACCATTTTGCCGAAATGATTCAAACATTGGGCTTAGGTTCATTTGTGAATTACATCGGTGGTGACAGTCCACGCGATAAAGTAAATCAACATGTCTATACTTCCACAGAAGCACCGCCTTCTTTTCAAATTCCACTTCATCAAGAGTTATCCTTTGTAAAAAACCATCCACGCCATATTTATTTTTATTGTGAGGTTGCGCCGAAGGTAGGTGGAGAAACAACCATTGGCGATGCACGACAGATTTTTCAAGCTATGCCTGAAAAAACATTACAAAAATTTCAAAAGCAAGATTTGACTTATACATCACGATACTATTATCAAAGTATGATTATGAAAATGTTAAATCGATGGCAGCGTTCGCATAAATCTTGGACGGAAGTTTTTGAAACGACAGAAAAGGCTGAAGTTGAAAGAAAATGTTTAGATAATGAATTCACTTGGCAATGGTTGAAGCAAGACTGGGTGGAAATAAAACAGAATAGACCTGCTTTGCAAACGCATCCACTCACCGGAGAGACAGTCTGGTTCAATCAAGTTCATCTTTATAATTTTACGCCGCGGTTATTGGGATTAAAGAATTATTTGGGCGCAAAGCTTTTTTATATAAAAAAATCAATGCGATTGCATGAGGCAACTTTTGCTAATGGCGAACCCATTACGAAAAAAAACTTATATCTTATTATGGATGTGTTGCATAATCACACGGTCCATTTTGCCTGGCATAAAAATGATGTTTTAGTGTTGGATAATATTCTTGCCATGCATGGTCGTGCGCCTTTTATAGGCCCACGGCGTATTTTAACTGCTATGACAAGTTGA
- a CDS encoding DUF3419 family protein: MFDSILANHPHPILAWRFPSNKLLEMDFYQSLNYSLGNEDWQVEKKALQVEPDDHVLCVTASGDRPLHLLLTPCKKVVSIDVNQSQNFLLELKIATFKSFDYEKTLAFLGCNPSYERQKWYNEIAPLLSPPAQLYWARHQKQIALGIIYQGQTEKLCRLASQFVRFFRKGKNDKLLAIDNIEEQRLFIQANWDTWGFRKAFEILVHPKIFKLFSNDPGVTAYTEHADKPGRYIYEKMLSYLHNHLAKHSPLLQLLMEGKIIKEAYFPYLTAEGFETIRQRLEKIEILTTNIIDYLHQVPKNSFDCFSMSDIASYMPQSAFERLLQGIIHAAKPHARFCLREVISQRHIPDHFLTTMQRNAPLEAQLERDESNFVYRFMAGTVASDVILTYDA; the protein is encoded by the coding sequence ATGTTCGATTCCATCCTTGCTAATCATCCTCATCCTATATTAGCATGGAGGTTTCCTAGTAATAAGCTTTTAGAAATGGATTTCTATCAATCGCTTAATTACAGTCTAGGTAATGAAGACTGGCAGGTAGAGAAAAAGGCATTGCAAGTTGAGCCTGATGACCACGTACTCTGTGTAACTGCCAGCGGGGATCGCCCCCTACATCTACTCCTCACGCCCTGCAAAAAAGTTGTTTCTATCGATGTTAATCAAAGCCAAAATTTTCTATTAGAGTTAAAAATTGCAACTTTCAAAAGTTTTGACTATGAAAAGACATTAGCTTTCTTGGGATGCAACCCCAGTTACGAACGGCAAAAATGGTATAATGAAATTGCGCCTTTACTCTCCCCGCCCGCACAACTTTATTGGGCTCGTCATCAAAAACAAATCGCCCTTGGTATTATCTATCAAGGCCAAACAGAAAAACTCTGTCGTTTAGCTTCACAATTTGTTCGTTTTTTTCGGAAAGGTAAAAATGATAAGCTGTTGGCCATTGATAATATCGAAGAACAACGCCTTTTTATTCAAGCAAATTGGGACACGTGGGGTTTTCGAAAAGCCTTTGAAATCTTAGTTCACCCCAAAATTTTTAAGTTATTTTCTAACGATCCAGGTGTTACAGCTTATACAGAACATGCAGATAAGCCCGGACGTTATATTTATGAAAAAATGCTTTCCTATTTACACAATCATCTCGCTAAACATAGTCCTCTTCTTCAATTATTAATGGAGGGGAAAATCATTAAGGAAGCCTATTTCCCCTATCTTACGGCAGAGGGTTTTGAAACAATTCGTCAGCGCCTTGAGAAAATAGAAATTTTAACAACTAATATTATCGATTATCTTCATCAGGTCCCTAAAAATTCTTTCGATTGTTTTTCTATGTCAGATATTGCATCTTACATGCCCCAATCTGCCTTTGAGCGTCTTTTACAAGGTATAATTCATGCAGCCAAACCCCATGCGAGATTTTGTCTCCGGGAAGTAATTAGCCAGCGCCATATTCCTGATCATTTTCTAACAACCATGCAACGCAATGCACCGCTTGAAGCACAGCTGGAAAGGGATGAAAGTAATTTTGTTTATCGGTTTATGGCAGGCACAGTTGCAAGCGATGTAATTCTAACTTATGACGCTTAA
- a CDS encoding cold-shock protein translates to MATREKGTVKWFNNSKGFGFIQRDKGDDVFVHFKSIIGDGYKSLEEGQRVEFAVSQGQKGLQAEEVKVID, encoded by the coding sequence ATGGCAACACGTGAAAAAGGAACCGTTAAGTGGTTCAACAATAGTAAAGGTTTTGGTTTTATTCAAAGGGACAAAGGTGACGATGTATTTGTTCACTTTAAATCCATCATAGGTGACGGCTACAAGTCCCTCGAAGAAGGACAACGTGTAGAATTTGCTGTTAGCCAGGGTCAAAAGGGCTTGCAAGCAGAAGAAGTCAAAGTCATTGATTAA
- a CDS encoding peroxiredoxin gives MLCINQSFPSFKMKGVVDVELPNAFADFTDQSFINQWQIYFFWPKDFTFICPTEIVEFNRLYEEFKLRDTQLIGISTDSEFVHLAWRKHQPELKDLQFPLLSDIRRELSEALGIIDADEGVAHRATFIVDPQQIIRFVMVNDLNVGRNPSEVLRVLDALQTDELCPCNWQKGNETLQVA, from the coding sequence ATGTTATGTATCAATCAATCCTTTCCTAGCTTTAAAATGAAAGGGGTTGTCGATGTGGAATTACCGAATGCTTTTGCTGATTTCACTGATCAATCCTTTATAAATCAATGGCAAATTTATTTTTTTTGGCCCAAAGATTTCACGTTTATTTGCCCAACCGAGATAGTTGAATTTAATCGGTTATATGAAGAATTTAAGCTTCGTGATACTCAATTAATTGGGATCAGTACCGATTCTGAGTTTGTGCATTTAGCATGGCGCAAGCATCAACCCGAATTGAAGGATCTTCAATTTCCACTTTTGTCAGATATAAGGCGCGAATTGAGTGAAGCTTTGGGCATTATTGATGCTGACGAAGGCGTTGCTCACCGTGCTACTTTTATTGTAGATCCACAACAAATCATTCGTTTCGTCATGGTTAACGATTTAAATGTGGGACGAAATCCTTCCGAAGTTTTACGGGTATTAGATGCCTTGCAAACGGATGAATTGTGTCCGTGTAATTGGCAAAAAGGTAATGAAACGCTGCAAGTAGCTTAA
- a CDS encoding GIY-YIG nuclease family protein: MLLTHYFVYIIRCENNHYYTGYTTDLTRRLKEHFSGSPKCKYTRSFKALNLAQSWKITGKKAQAMRIERYIKTLSRVEKESLIANPNRLAHYFVGLLNSRETLLIKPFGKL, encoded by the coding sequence ATGCTATTAACACATTATTTTGTGTACATCATACGCTGTGAAAATAACCATTACTACACAGGCTATACCACCGATTTAACTCGCCGGCTCAAAGAACATTTTTCAGGCAGCCCAAAGTGCAAATATACACGTAGCTTTAAAGCTTTAAATTTGGCGCAAAGCTGGAAAATTACCGGTAAAAAAGCGCAAGCGATGCGGATTGAGCGGTATATTAAAACGCTCTCGAGGGTTGAAAAAGAAAGTTTAATCGCTAACCCAAACCGTTTAGCACACTACTTTGTAGGCTTGCTGAATTCGCGAGAAACACTCCTTATCAAACCCTTCGGCAAGCTTTAG
- a CDS encoding alpha/beta hydrolase, whose amino-acid sequence MPMMKANGANFYYELHGEGHPLILIAGYTCDHLFWIPLLGILSQFFQVLLFDNRGVGCTADDGRVLSGELLANDVMELASLLNLKQPHIIGQSMGGMIAQYIAALYPDRISKVGILSAPAQIRNVTLFSLKSLMMMREKNIDFDIAFAASFPWFYGKKFLQKESKIASIKKLVLARENPQSLVNQKRQLDLLATLDTHEHLTKIQAPTLIGYGKQDLMVLPSQVKSMARQIPQSTIIAFNCAHAIVEEVPNELSNTLLEFLQS is encoded by the coding sequence ATGCCTATGATGAAAGCTAATGGAGCCAACTTTTACTATGAGTTGCACGGAGAAGGTCATCCACTCATTCTTATTGCTGGCTATACTTGTGACCATCTTTTCTGGATTCCATTACTCGGTATATTAAGTCAATTTTTCCAAGTCCTTTTATTTGATAATCGAGGCGTCGGATGTACAGCGGATGATGGTAGAGTTTTATCGGGCGAATTGCTGGCGAACGATGTGATGGAATTGGCAAGTCTTCTTAACCTTAAGCAACCGCATATTATTGGACAATCGATGGGCGGTATGATTGCTCAATATATTGCTGCTTTATATCCAGATCGTATTAGTAAAGTTGGGATCTTATCTGCTCCCGCACAAATTCGGAATGTAACCTTGTTCAGTTTGAAATCTCTTATGATGATGCGTGAAAAGAATATAGATTTTGACATTGCTTTTGCAGCTTCATTTCCTTGGTTTTACGGCAAAAAATTTTTGCAAAAAGAAAGTAAAATTGCTTCTATTAAAAAATTGGTATTAGCAAGGGAGAACCCACAATCACTTGTAAATCAAAAGCGCCAACTTGATTTGTTAGCAACGCTAGATACCCATGAACATTTAACTAAAATTCAAGCACCCACCCTAATAGGCTATGGTAAGCAAGACTTGATGGTTTTACCCAGCCAAGTGAAAAGCATGGCTCGTCAAATACCACAATCAACAATCATTGCATTTAATTGTGCGCATGCAATCGTAGAGGAAGTACCTAATGAATTAAGTAATACTTTATTAGAATTTTTACAATCCTAA
- a CDS encoding NAD(P)/FAD-dependent oxidoreductase → MQNYDVVIIGAGAAGLMCAIEAGKRQRKVIVLDHANKAGKKILMSGGGRCNFTNLMITPKHFISHNEHFCKSALSRYTQWDFIELVNQYKVPYHEKTLGQLFCDHKSKAILDMLLTECQKASVQIQLNTTITKIEKIHSKLFKLKISTDEISCQSLVIASGGLSIPTMGASGFGYQVAKQFNIPVWPTRAALVPFTLSAAELRKFSPLAGISLSTCTSNEHISFTENIIFTHRGLSGPAILQISSYWQTNENIQMNLLPQFEIVKYLQEKRQQDPKKALKSILSEYLPKRFLETVFPTDFLAKQLASLSKQDYQLLNEKIHTWHIMPFGTEGYRTAEVTLGGINCDFISSKTMEAQNEKGLYFIGEVLDVTGWLGGYNFQWAWSSGWAAGQVV, encoded by the coding sequence ATGCAAAATTATGATGTCGTTATTATCGGAGCAGGTGCTGCAGGGCTAATGTGTGCTATCGAAGCAGGCAAGCGCCAACGTAAAGTTATAGTTCTCGATCACGCTAATAAAGCGGGTAAAAAAATTTTAATGTCGGGTGGCGGCCGTTGTAATTTTACAAACTTGATGATAACACCGAAGCATTTTATTTCGCATAATGAACATTTTTGTAAGTCTGCATTAAGTCGTTACACTCAATGGGATTTCATTGAACTCGTTAATCAATACAAAGTTCCTTACCATGAAAAGACGCTCGGCCAACTTTTTTGTGATCATAAATCTAAAGCGATTCTTGATATGCTATTGACTGAATGTCAAAAAGCTTCGGTCCAAATTCAATTGAATACAACTATAACTAAAATTGAAAAAATACACTCAAAGCTTTTTAAACTCAAAATCAGTACCGATGAAATTTCATGTCAATCGCTTGTCATAGCAAGTGGTGGCCTATCCATTCCGACCATGGGAGCGAGTGGATTTGGGTATCAAGTGGCTAAACAGTTTAATATCCCGGTGTGGCCAACTAGGGCTGCCTTAGTGCCTTTCACTTTATCCGCTGCAGAATTAAGAAAGTTTTCCCCGCTAGCAGGCATTTCTCTTAGCACTTGCACCAGTAATGAACACATCAGTTTTACAGAAAATATTATTTTTACCCATCGTGGTTTAAGTGGTCCTGCCATATTACAGATCTCATCCTATTGGCAAACGAATGAAAATATTCAAATGAATCTTTTACCCCAATTTGAGATTGTTAAATATCTTCAAGAAAAAAGACAGCAAGACCCCAAAAAAGCATTAAAAAGTATCTTATCTGAATACTTACCCAAACGTTTTTTAGAAACGGTCTTTCCTACTGATTTTCTTGCCAAGCAATTAGCATCGTTAAGCAAACAAGACTATCAACTACTGAACGAAAAAATTCACACTTGGCATATTATGCCATTTGGTACTGAAGGATATCGAACTGCTGAAGTCACACTGGGAGGCATCAATTGTGATTTCATTTCTTCCAAAACCATGGAGGCGCAGAATGAAAAGGGATTATATTTTATCGGCGAAGTACTAGATGTCACAGGCTGGTTAGGAGGCTATAACTTTCAATGGGCATGGTCCTCTGGATGGGCTGCAGGACAAGTGGTTTGA
- a CDS encoding NAD(P)/FAD-dependent oxidoreductase, with product MPVYDCIIIGGGPAGLTAAIYLGRLRRTYQLFDAGAARIDLIPISYNFPGYPFGISGKAIHKAMQKQARLYGPPILKKEVKCIRREKDIFTVVGCDGMEVQGKTLLLATGIKDYLPAIHGSILLVQKGLMRLCPVCDGYEAINKKIGIVGYTTHALKEAIFLARYTHKITMLTNSMESKFAKSALEKLGDKRIITQPIKQFTIVNEQIIAHFYDQTIEKFDLVYAALGVDINNRLMKKWSILKDRDGYYYVDKNQMTNIKNVYAAGDVVKGLCQISVATGQAAIAAIAIHHALQKQTKR from the coding sequence ATGCCTGTTTATGATTGCATCATTATTGGTGGCGGACCTGCAGGATTAACGGCTGCAATTTATCTCGGTCGATTACGACGGACTTATCAATTGTTTGATGCAGGTGCAGCCCGGATCGATCTCATCCCGATTAGCTATAATTTTCCTGGATATCCATTTGGAATTAGCGGCAAAGCTATTCATAAAGCAATGCAAAAACAAGCTAGACTTTATGGTCCTCCTATTCTTAAAAAAGAAGTTAAATGCATTAGACGAGAAAAAGATATTTTTACCGTGGTGGGATGTGATGGTATGGAAGTTCAAGGTAAAACATTGTTACTCGCTACCGGTATTAAAGATTATTTACCTGCCATCCATGGATCTATTTTGCTCGTGCAAAAAGGATTAATGCGTTTGTGTCCGGTTTGCGATGGTTATGAAGCAATCAACAAAAAAATTGGTATTGTGGGTTATACAACCCATGCATTGAAAGAAGCCATATTCTTAGCACGTTATACTCATAAAATTACTATGCTCACAAATAGTATGGAATCAAAATTTGCCAAGTCTGCGCTTGAAAAATTGGGTGATAAAAGAATTATTACTCAACCTATTAAACAATTTACTATAGTCAATGAACAAATTATTGCCCATTTTTATGATCAAACTATAGAAAAATTTGATTTAGTTTACGCAGCATTAGGTGTTGATATCAATAATCGATTAATGAAAAAGTGGTCTATCTTAAAAGATCGCGACGGCTACTATTATGTTGATAAAAATCAAATGACAAATATTAAAAATGTTTATGCTGCGGGAGATGTTGTGAAAGGATTATGCCAAATCAGCGTGGCGACGGGGCAGGCAGCTATTGCCGCGATTGCTATTCATCATGCGCTACAAAAACAGACTAAGCGTTAG
- a CDS encoding NGG1p interacting factor NIF3, translated as MYKIIIYIPVTHLEVIKNALFAAGAGNLGEYRACSWQVLGEGQFIPKAASSPFIGTAGQLEKVAEYKVEMICATEHIKAAIAELKRSHPYEEPAYQVIKLENF; from the coding sequence ATGTATAAAATTATTATTTATATTCCAGTGACCCATCTCGAGGTTATCAAAAATGCTTTATTCGCAGCCGGCGCGGGTAATTTGGGTGAGTATCGAGCCTGTAGTTGGCAAGTTTTAGGAGAAGGACAATTTATACCAAAAGCTGCAAGTTCCCCTTTTATTGGGACTGCGGGTCAACTAGAAAAGGTCGCAGAATACAAAGTAGAAATGATTTGCGCCACGGAGCATATTAAAGCCGCAATTGCTGAATTAAAAAGAAGTCACCCCTATGAAGAGCCTGCCTACCAAGTCATTAAGCTTGAAAATTTTTAA
- a CDS encoding carboxymuconolactone decarboxylase family protein: MTIAMLKDDLPDYAKDIKLNLDLLTTAESTPDLSPRQVALVAIAAAYVLKNPKLIDTLETHFIALLSLADKEAMQVAATLMAMNNIYYRFIHEVDDPTFNTLPAKLRMNGMKNSGVNHLEFELGSLVASVLNGCGLCMASHTRSLIKAGVTPLGIQSAIRLTAVLNATVFALPRS; the protein is encoded by the coding sequence ATGACCATTGCAATGTTAAAAGATGATTTACCCGATTATGCAAAAGATATTAAATTGAACTTAGACTTATTAACCACAGCTGAAAGTACGCCCGATTTGAGTCCGAGACAAGTTGCTCTCGTTGCCATCGCTGCGGCTTATGTACTCAAAAATCCAAAGCTAATTGATACTTTAGAGACTCATTTCATAGCTTTATTGTCGCTTGCAGATAAGGAAGCGATGCAAGTTGCAGCCACTTTAATGGCAATGAATAATATTTATTACCGATTTATTCATGAAGTGGATGATCCTACCTTTAATACGTTGCCTGCAAAGTTACGAATGAATGGAATGAAAAATTCAGGCGTTAATCATCTTGAGTTTGAGTTAGGTTCTTTGGTTGCTTCTGTACTCAATGGATGCGGTCTTTGCATGGCTTCGCACACCCGGAGTCTAATCAAAGCAGGCGTGACACCCCTCGGTATTCAATCCGCCATCCGTTTAACGGCTGTTTTAAATGCAACGGTATTTGCCTTGCCTCGTTCATAA
- a CDS encoding LysR family transcriptional regulator, with protein MNLRDLKYLVALIDHHHFGRAAQACFITQPALSMQIKKLESTLGVCLLERSSKSFILTSIGKEIAERARKLLMQADEIKQIAKLAHDPLQGEIKLGIFPTLAPYFLPLVIPALSKLLPKISIFLIEEKTNLLSQKLANGSLDAAILAMPALDSSFVVHPLFTENFLLAVPTRHALAKKKLLQQVDLQNINLFLLEEGHCLREQALTFCKRLNLGQGEHFRATSLETLRHMIISGLGLTLMPQLACHLHRKISYIPFASPPARQIGLMWRATSPYAAIYDVLASHIKTLMSHHPVTIM; from the coding sequence ATGAATTTACGTGATTTAAAATATTTAGTGGCTTTAATAGACCACCACCATTTTGGGCGCGCTGCTCAAGCTTGCTTTATCACGCAACCTGCGTTGAGCATGCAAATTAAAAAATTAGAATCAACGTTGGGTGTGTGTCTTTTAGAAAGGAGTTCTAAATCTTTTATTTTAACATCCATTGGCAAAGAAATTGCCGAACGCGCACGTAAATTATTAATGCAAGCAGATGAAATTAAACAAATTGCTAAACTCGCGCATGATCCACTCCAAGGCGAAATAAAGCTTGGCATCTTTCCGACGCTCGCTCCTTATTTCCTACCTTTGGTTATCCCAGCGCTTTCTAAATTGTTACCCAAAATTTCTATTTTTTTAATCGAAGAAAAAACGAATTTGCTCAGTCAAAAACTTGCTAATGGCTCTCTAGATGCGGCAATTCTTGCCATGCCAGCACTTGATTCATCTTTTGTCGTTCATCCCCTTTTTACCGAAAATTTTTTATTAGCTGTACCAACTCGTCATGCTCTTGCGAAGAAAAAATTACTGCAGCAAGTCGATTTACAGAATATAAATTTATTTTTATTGGAAGAAGGACACTGTTTGCGCGAACAGGCTTTAACTTTTTGCAAACGATTGAATCTAGGGCAAGGTGAGCATTTTCGCGCTACAAGCCTTGAAACCTTACGACACATGATTATCAGTGGATTAGGTCTCACCTTGATGCCTCAGCTCGCCTGTCATTTGCATCGCAAAATCTCCTATATTCCCTTCGCCAGCCCCCCGGCGCGCCAAATCGGCTTAATGTGGCGAGCGACGTCACCATATGCCGCTATTTATGATGTGCTCGCTTCCCATATCAAGACGCTTATGTCGCATCACCCTGTTACGATAATGTGA
- a CDS encoding DUF748 domain-containing protein — MSKYLKFSLIVLLGLLIAFRLALPYALIQYAEHRINKIPEYRVKIRDLDVHLYRGSYTIKDIALYKVNKNIPVPFFSAKAIDLSLQWKALLHGMFVGKIKAYQPRINFVMDPNEKNEQLSIDNEWQKAVKALFPLNFNHVDVQDGTLALRSFTGNPPFNLYLKNINFDIENMQNALRSKQTLASKFSGTGKTIDGARVMIKGRFDPFSSQPTFLLNGSIEAMQINKANAFLKHFSAIDVKDGNFSLFVEAAATKGLVKGYAKPIVKNLQIIDPEKDMGPVETLYKGALELVAKIVTNPKKQTIATKIMIEGQIDDPDTSVLSIIGYTLRHAFIQALLPQIDHTIAMRDIRIGKSST, encoded by the coding sequence ATGTCTAAATATTTAAAATTTAGTTTAATCGTGCTACTCGGCTTATTAATAGCATTTCGATTAGCTCTTCCTTACGCACTCATCCAGTATGCTGAACATCGCATTAATAAAATTCCTGAGTATCGCGTAAAAATTCGTGACCTTGATGTTCATTTATATCGTGGTAGTTACACTATTAAAGATATTGCCCTTTATAAAGTAAATAAAAATATTCCCGTGCCATTTTTCTCTGCCAAGGCGATCGACCTATCGCTACAATGGAAAGCTTTACTCCATGGTATGTTTGTTGGAAAAATTAAAGCTTATCAACCCCGCATTAATTTTGTAATGGATCCTAATGAAAAAAATGAGCAACTCAGCATTGATAATGAATGGCAAAAAGCTGTTAAAGCTCTATTTCCGTTAAACTTTAACCATGTTGACGTACAGGACGGCACGCTCGCCCTACGAAGTTTTACAGGAAATCCGCCTTTTAATTTATATTTAAAAAATATTAATTTTGATATCGAAAATATGCAAAATGCTTTAAGAAGTAAACAAACTTTAGCATCGAAGTTTTCTGGTACAGGTAAAACAATTGATGGCGCCCGGGTTATGATCAAAGGCCGCTTTGATCCTTTTAGCTCACAACCAACCTTCTTATTGAATGGGTCGATAGAAGCGATGCAAATCAACAAAGCAAATGCATTCTTGAAACATTTTTCAGCCATTGACGTTAAGGATGGAAACTTTAGTTTATTTGTTGAAGCAGCAGCGACCAAAGGTTTAGTTAAAGGCTACGCAAAACCTATTGTCAAAAATTTACAAATTATCGACCCTGAAAAAGATATGGGACCAGTGGAAACCTTATATAAAGGTGCATTGGAACTAGTTGCTAAAATTGTTACTAACCCAAAGAAGCAAACGATCGCTACTAAAATCATGATTGAAGGACAGATTGATGATCCTGATACGAGTGTCCTTTCTATTATTGGCTATACGCTAAGACATGCCTTCATTCAAGCACTTTTACCGCAAATTGATCATACGATCGCAATGCGTGATATTAGAATTGGTAAGTCATCAACTTAA